In Trichocoleus desertorum NBK24, the following are encoded in one genomic region:
- a CDS encoding methionine gamma-lyase family protein, translating to MTSSVELLQKAEQALLQIFSGIDSQVKKNLKRVLTSFYHHRVGTHHFASVSGYGHDDLGRQTLDQVFAEVMGAEAAAVRVQFVSGTHAIACALYGVLRPGDEMLAVAGAPYDTLEEVIGLRGRGQGSLREFGVDYRQLELTPEGTIDWQALAQAVSDRTRLVLIQRSCGYSWRSSLSIADIEKIVHLVKQQNPNTVCFVDNCYGEFIETQEPTAVGADLMAGSLIKNPGGTIVTAGGYVAGRADLVEAAACRLTAPGVGSSGGATFDQNRLLFQGLFLAPQMVGEAVKGNHLTAHVFHQLGYPVNPLPEVPRRDVIQAIQLGSPEKLIAFCRAIQKHSPIGSYLDPIPSGMPGYESELVMAGGTFIDGSTSEFSADGPLREPYVVFCQGGTHWTHVAIALEAAIEAVGPA from the coding sequence GTGACAAGCAGTGTTGAACTGTTACAGAAAGCAGAGCAAGCACTACTCCAGATTTTTTCTGGAATTGACTCCCAGGTCAAGAAAAATCTGAAACGAGTCTTAACATCGTTCTACCATCATCGCGTAGGAACGCATCACTTTGCGAGTGTTTCTGGTTATGGGCATGATGATTTGGGGCGACAGACTCTAGATCAAGTCTTTGCTGAGGTGATGGGGGCTGAGGCCGCAGCGGTACGAGTGCAGTTTGTTTCTGGTACCCACGCGATCGCCTGTGCTTTATACGGCGTGCTGCGTCCAGGCGACGAAATGCTAGCTGTGGCAGGTGCGCCCTACGACACTTTAGAAGAAGTAATTGGCCTGCGTGGTCGCGGTCAAGGCTCTTTGCGCGAGTTTGGTGTGGATTACCGCCAGCTAGAGCTAACCCCCGAAGGCACGATTGATTGGCAAGCTTTGGCTCAGGCGGTGAGCGATCGCACTCGCTTAGTTCTGATCCAACGCTCCTGTGGTTACTCTTGGCGCTCTAGTTTGTCGATTGCCGACATCGAGAAAATTGTCCATCTGGTGAAGCAGCAAAATCCCAACACGGTTTGCTTTGTGGATAACTGCTACGGCGAGTTTATCGAAACCCAAGAACCCACTGCCGTTGGTGCCGATTTAATGGCGGGGTCGCTGATCAAAAATCCGGGTGGCACAATTGTCACAGCTGGTGGGTATGTTGCAGGCCGCGCTGATTTGGTAGAAGCCGCTGCCTGTCGCTTGACTGCGCCTGGAGTCGGTAGTTCAGGTGGAGCTACTTTTGATCAAAATCGTTTGCTATTTCAAGGCTTATTTCTAGCCCCGCAGATGGTTGGGGAAGCAGTGAAGGGCAACCACTTAACCGCTCATGTCTTTCATCAACTCGGTTATCCAGTCAATCCTTTACCAGAAGTACCGCGACGAGATGTAATCCAAGCCATTCAACTCGGCTCACCCGAAAAACTGATTGCTTTTTGTCGCGCCATCCAAAAACATTCGCCCATTGGTTCCTATCTAGACCCAATTCCCTCAGGCATGCCAGGGTATGAAAGCGAATTGGTGATGGCAGGGGGTACGTTTATTGATGGCAGTACTTCCGAATTCTCAGCCGATGGACCACTGCGTGAGCCTTATGTCGTGTTTTGCCAGGGAGGCACTCACTGGACCCATGTGGCGATCGCCTTAGAAGCAGCGATCGAAGCGGTTGGCCCTGCTTAA
- a CDS encoding acyl-CoA desaturase has product MTIAQATKPPLAWPIILFMGAIHVGALFAFVPGTFSWGAVGVALFLHWVTGGLGITLGWHRLVTHRSFQTPKWLEYFFVFCGSLACEGGVIEWVGLHRHHHAHSDEAVDHHNSNEGFWWSHMGWMLHKVPAKSEVERFTKDISGDPVYKFLDDYFLLVQFALGVVLYLMGGWPFVVWGIFVRLVLVYHCTWFVNSATHKFGYRSHESGDRSTNCWWVALLTYGEGWHNNHHAYQYSARHGLQWWEIDMTWMTIQLLQTLGLASKVKLPPKEAQPT; this is encoded by the coding sequence ATGACTATTGCACAAGCAACCAAACCTCCCTTAGCCTGGCCCATTATTTTGTTCATGGGAGCAATCCACGTTGGCGCACTCTTTGCCTTTGTCCCTGGCACCTTTAGCTGGGGTGCCGTGGGTGTTGCTCTGTTTCTCCACTGGGTAACTGGTGGGTTGGGAATTACTTTAGGATGGCATCGTTTAGTCACGCACCGAAGCTTCCAAACTCCTAAATGGTTGGAGTACTTCTTCGTATTTTGTGGCAGCTTGGCCTGTGAAGGCGGTGTGATTGAGTGGGTAGGTCTACACCGACATCACCATGCACACTCAGACGAAGCAGTGGATCACCACAACTCCAATGAGGGATTTTGGTGGAGCCACATGGGTTGGATGCTGCATAAAGTTCCTGCTAAAAGCGAAGTTGAGCGTTTCACCAAAGATATTTCTGGCGATCCAGTTTATAAGTTTTTAGACGACTACTTTCTTCTGGTGCAGTTTGCCTTAGGAGTAGTGCTTTATCTCATGGGCGGCTGGCCTTTTGTCGTCTGGGGCATTTTTGTCCGCTTGGTGTTGGTGTATCACTGTACTTGGTTTGTGAATAGCGCAACGCACAAATTTGGCTATCGGAGTCATGAATCCGGCGATCGCTCTACCAACTGCTGGTGGGTAGCCCTCCTGACCTATGGCGAAGGCTGGCACAACAATCACCACGCTTACCAATACTCCGCTCGTCACGGTTTACAGTGGTGGGAAATTGATATGACTTGGATGACCATTCAGCTTCTACAAACACTAGGACTGGCCTCTAAGGTGAAGCTACCTCCCAAAGAAGCTCAACCTACCTAG
- a CDS encoding glutamate-5-semialdehyde dehydrogenase: MSLDSPSSLVDPLVGVHRAYQASLDLTTTQGADRSRAVQAMVQALKRYQDDILEANTLDLEASREMAVPELILEWLKLTPERLQATIQTLQKLAELSDPIRRVMSATYQIPHCQTYSQLVPLGVIALVYEAFPDLAAIAAGLCIKTGNCLVLKGGSEASHTNIVIAQALQSAIYEAGLPEGCLELLPADQGASVRDLITQDQYLNLIIPYGRPSLVQQVVRQATAPVLRSAMGNCHLYWSPSGSLEAARWMILDSHQSEPDAVNAIEKVLIHQDQNRSSLIMLWDSLREKGFTLRGSAELAAEHPELLLAEDREWSQAYLDKVVAFKTVSSIEAAIAWINQYSSGHADCLVTESYQESRQFALGVNSASTYINASPRFSRNPKQGDAVFLGMSNQKGHRRGLIGLDTLTTVKHIVQGNGQL, encoded by the coding sequence ATGTCACTTGATTCTCCTAGTTCCCTCGTTGATCCATTAGTCGGAGTTCATCGGGCCTACCAAGCCTCTCTCGACTTAACTACGACTCAAGGAGCCGATCGCAGCCGAGCGGTGCAGGCAATGGTTCAAGCCTTGAAGCGTTATCAGGACGACATTCTAGAGGCCAACACTCTGGATCTAGAAGCCAGCCGCGAAATGGCAGTCCCAGAGTTGATTTTGGAATGGCTGAAGTTAACACCAGAGCGCTTGCAAGCGACGATTCAAACCTTGCAAAAGTTGGCAGAACTGTCTGACCCGATTCGGCGGGTGATGAGTGCGACTTACCAAATTCCTCATTGCCAGACTTATAGCCAGTTGGTGCCTCTGGGCGTGATTGCACTGGTGTATGAAGCCTTTCCAGATTTAGCTGCGATCGCGGCAGGACTCTGCATTAAAACGGGGAATTGCCTAGTACTGAAGGGAGGCAGTGAAGCCAGCCACACCAACATTGTGATTGCTCAAGCGCTACAATCTGCTATTTACGAAGCGGGCTTACCGGAGGGGTGTCTAGAGCTATTGCCTGCTGACCAGGGGGCATCGGTGCGAGATTTAATCACTCAAGACCAATACCTCAACTTAATCATTCCCTATGGTCGCCCTAGTTTGGTGCAGCAGGTAGTCCGCCAAGCTACAGCCCCCGTGTTGCGTTCTGCAATGGGTAACTGTCATCTGTACTGGTCACCTTCTGGTAGCCTAGAGGCCGCTCGCTGGATGATTTTAGATAGCCATCAGAGTGAACCAGACGCAGTCAATGCGATCGAGAAGGTGTTGATTCATCAAGACCAAAATCGCTCGTCTTTGATCATGCTGTGGGATAGCCTGCGAGAAAAAGGCTTTACTTTAAGAGGCAGTGCTGAGTTAGCCGCAGAACACCCAGAGCTATTGCTGGCAGAAGACCGCGAGTGGAGTCAGGCTTACCTAGACAAAGTGGTGGCATTTAAGACGGTGAGTAGTATTGAAGCGGCGATCGCCTGGATCAATCAGTACAGCAGCGGTCATGCTGATTGCTTAGTCACAGAGTCTTACCAGGAGAGCCGACAGTTTGCCTTAGGCGTAAATAGTGCCTCAACCTACATCAATGCTTCCCCCCGCTTTTCGCGGAATCCCAAGCAAGGAGATGCCGTTTTCCTAGGCATGTCTAACCAAAAAGGCCATCGTCGCGGCTTAATTGGCCTAGATACGCTGACGACGGTCAAGCACATCGTCCAGGGCAACGGACAGCTCTAG
- the ribH gene encoding 6,7-dimethyl-8-ribityllumazine synthase, which produces MAVFEGTFTQTEPLRFAIVIGRFNDMITTKLLEGCQDCLKRHGVDPNPHGTQVDYVWVPGSFEVPLVARQLALANRYDAIICLGAVIRGQTPHFDYVAAEVSKGIATVGLQTGVPIIFGIVTTDTMQQALERAGIKSNKGWDYAMNALEMASLMRQLRTGGGIDPQNSQVSSTSSAQALPAASSNTLTPSWSKDQERLS; this is translated from the coding sequence ATGGCAGTTTTTGAGGGAACCTTTACTCAGACAGAACCTCTACGTTTTGCAATTGTGATCGGTCGGTTTAATGACATGATCACAACCAAGTTGCTAGAGGGCTGTCAAGATTGCTTGAAGCGTCATGGGGTTGACCCAAACCCCCATGGCACTCAAGTGGACTATGTTTGGGTACCAGGTAGCTTTGAGGTTCCTTTGGTTGCTCGTCAATTAGCACTGGCTAATCGCTACGATGCAATTATTTGTCTAGGAGCAGTCATTCGGGGCCAAACCCCTCATTTTGACTACGTGGCTGCTGAGGTTTCTAAGGGCATTGCTACCGTTGGGTTGCAGACAGGGGTTCCGATCATTTTTGGCATCGTCACCACAGATACCATGCAGCAAGCCTTGGAGCGGGCAGGAATTAAGAGTAATAAGGGTTGGGATTACGCCATGAATGCGCTGGAGATGGCTAGCTTAATGCGCCAACTTCGCACAGGAGGGGGAATCGATCCTCAGAATTCTCAGGTTTCTAGTACCAGCTCGGCTCAGGCATTACCTGCGGCTTCAAGCAATACCCTCACTCCCAGTTGGTCTAAAGACCAGGAGCGTTTGAGTTAA
- the psbZ gene encoding photosystem II reaction center protein PsbZ, with amino-acid sequence MFSILFQLALVALVGLSFVMVVGVPVAYASPQNWGQSKRLILLGSGIWFALVLLVGVLNYFVV; translated from the coding sequence ATGTTTTCAATTCTGTTCCAGCTCGCCTTAGTTGCCTTAGTTGGGTTGTCCTTTGTGATGGTTGTGGGCGTTCCAGTAGCCTATGCTTCGCCACAAAATTGGGGGCAATCTAAGCGATTGATCCTATTAGGTTCTGGAATTTGGTTCGCTCTCGTGCTGCTTGTTGGAGTACTAAACTATTTCGTGGTTTAG
- a CDS encoding CBS domain-containing protein, translating to MDLVLCHTTADFDTLGAAVGLTRLQPGARIVLSGGSHPAVHDFLALHRDEYPLIERRSVSPEQIRSLAVVDAQRRDRIGKTAEWLDLPGIEITVYDHHLNTESDIPGTSFRVEPVGATSTLIAEQLQAQGVKLTPAEATVMALGVHVDTGSLTYDHATARDAMALAWLMAQGASLKVIAEYIDPGLSPQLQELFAIALDKLQTEDIQGYQVAWVLLQPGAYIPGLSSLAARIAELTESDALLLAAHYPVRAGEGEDADLDDTRLSVIGQSQIEGTDLNELFKPLGGGGHPKAAALTLRGVDPESVLQQIRLGLGQQIPQPPTARELMSSPVRTIRPETTINEAQRILLRYGHSGLSVVDVEDQLVGIISRRDLDIALHHGFGHAPVKGYMTTNLKMITPETLLPDIESLMVTYDIGRLPVLENQQLVGIVTRTDVLRQLHQMQRPASTGVPGTGVHGGHISPTRAPLQEQLKARLVPQLWSVLAAAAQQAEARGWHLYLVGGAVRDLLLADPEDALLISDIDLVVDGYHRALQEGAGVELARALQQQYPQSRLDVHGQFQTAALLWHKDPELDSLWVDIATARTEFYPYPAANPEVEASSIRQDLYRRDFTINALAIRLTAPRSGELLDFFGGLLDLRSRQIRVLHANSFIEDPTRIYRAVRFAVRLGFEIDPQTEGYIRHAIDSGVYDRVQDENNRAPALQTRLKSELKYILAAPYWQSALQLLADLEALRCIHPTLTLTPKLWHQMRLMSRWLRRFDRSNTLVHWQMLLEVLIADLAPEYRGKIAANLQLPVNSIACLQKLAAAQADITDHLSEFQKPSQIVQLLSQYDQATLVLIAVQAPRSVRRLIWRYLVCWAQVKPLLDGNNLKALGYKPSRQFKQILSDLTAATLDGVISDRASATAFLAQHYPLN from the coding sequence ATGGATTTAGTTCTGTGTCATACAACCGCCGATTTTGATACGCTGGGTGCGGCAGTGGGGCTGACCCGATTACAGCCAGGAGCGAGGATTGTCCTGAGTGGCGGTTCGCATCCCGCAGTACATGATTTTCTGGCTTTGCACCGGGACGAATATCCTTTGATCGAGCGGCGATCGGTCAGTCCGGAGCAAATTCGCTCTTTGGCAGTGGTAGATGCCCAACGTCGCGATCGCATTGGCAAAACTGCTGAGTGGCTAGACCTTCCGGGTATAGAGATTACAGTCTATGACCATCATCTAAATACAGAGAGCGACATTCCTGGGACTTCTTTCCGGGTTGAGCCAGTGGGTGCCACTTCGACTCTGATCGCCGAACAACTGCAAGCCCAAGGAGTAAAGCTAACACCTGCCGAGGCAACCGTGATGGCTTTGGGAGTGCATGTGGACACAGGTTCGTTAACCTATGACCATGCTACGGCTAGGGATGCGATGGCTTTGGCATGGTTGATGGCGCAAGGCGCAAGCCTAAAAGTCATTGCCGAATATATTGACCCTGGTTTGTCACCGCAGTTACAGGAGTTGTTTGCGATCGCGTTGGATAAGCTACAAACCGAGGATATTCAAGGGTATCAAGTCGCTTGGGTTCTCTTGCAGCCCGGAGCCTATATTCCAGGCTTATCTAGTTTGGCAGCTCGGATCGCAGAACTAACTGAGAGCGATGCCTTGTTGCTAGCAGCTCATTACCCCGTTCGAGCTGGAGAGGGAGAAGACGCTGACCTAGACGACACGCGCCTGAGTGTGATCGGGCAATCGCAGATTGAAGGCACTGACCTAAATGAGCTATTCAAACCCTTGGGAGGTGGGGGGCATCCCAAAGCCGCAGCGCTGACACTACGGGGGGTAGATCCGGAGTCAGTGTTGCAGCAGATTCGGCTAGGACTGGGACAGCAGATTCCTCAACCTCCAACTGCCCGCGAACTCATGTCTTCGCCAGTGCGGACAATTCGACCCGAAACCACCATCAATGAGGCGCAGAGAATCTTACTGCGCTATGGTCATTCTGGTTTGTCGGTGGTCGATGTCGAAGACCAACTCGTCGGGATTATTTCTCGGCGGGATCTAGATATTGCGCTGCATCATGGCTTTGGTCATGCTCCTGTCAAAGGTTACATGACCACCAACCTAAAAATGATTACGCCAGAGACGCTGCTACCAGATATTGAGTCGCTGATGGTGACTTATGACATTGGCCGTCTGCCCGTACTGGAAAATCAACAATTAGTTGGTATTGTCACTCGCACAGATGTATTGCGCCAACTCCACCAAATGCAACGGCCTGCTAGCACTGGTGTTCCTGGCACTGGTGTTCATGGAGGGCACATATCTCCCACGCGAGCTCCTTTGCAAGAACAGCTCAAGGCTCGTTTGGTGCCTCAGTTGTGGTCTGTTTTGGCTGCGGCAGCTCAGCAGGCTGAAGCGAGAGGCTGGCATCTTTATCTGGTAGGAGGGGCAGTCCGGGATCTATTGTTGGCCGACCCAGAAGACGCTTTATTGATCAGTGATATTGACTTGGTTGTGGATGGCTACCACCGGGCGTTGCAAGAAGGAGCGGGGGTAGAATTGGCCCGTGCTCTACAACAGCAGTATCCCCAGTCCCGCCTGGATGTTCATGGGCAATTTCAAACGGCTGCTTTGTTGTGGCACAAAGATCCAGAGCTAGATTCACTTTGGGTGGATATTGCCACAGCTCGCACTGAGTTTTATCCTTACCCAGCAGCCAACCCGGAGGTAGAAGCTAGCTCGATTCGGCAAGATCTCTATCGACGTGATTTCACGATTAATGCGCTGGCTATTCGCCTCACAGCTCCTCGCTCTGGTGAATTGCTAGATTTCTTCGGAGGTTTGCTGGATTTGCGATCGCGCCAGATTCGGGTCTTACACGCTAACAGCTTTATCGAAGATCCCACCCGAATTTATCGAGCGGTGCGCTTTGCAGTGCGTTTAGGGTTCGAGATTGATCCTCAAACCGAGGGTTACATTCGGCATGCGATCGACAGTGGCGTTTACGATCGCGTCCAAGATGAAAACAACCGTGCCCCAGCCCTCCAAACCCGCTTAAAAAGCGAACTCAAATACATCTTGGCAGCTCCCTATTGGCAATCAGCTCTACAGCTCCTCGCGGATCTAGAAGCCTTACGCTGCATTCATCCCACGTTGACTTTGACTCCAAAGCTGTGGCACCAGATGCGACTGATGAGTCGTTGGTTGCGGCGATTTGATCGCTCAAATACGCTGGTTCACTGGCAAATGCTGCTAGAGGTGTTGATTGCTGATCTCGCACCAGAATATCGGGGTAAGATTGCCGCCAACTTACAACTGCCAGTCAACAGCATTGCTTGCTTGCAGAAGCTTGCTGCGGCTCAAGCTGACATTACGGATCATTTATCTGAATTCCAAAAACCCAGTCAAATTGTGCAACTCCTCAGCCAGTATGATCAGGCAACTCTCGTCTTGATTGCAGTCCAAGCCCCCCGCTCAGTTCGGCGGCTGATTTGGCGCTACCTAGTTTGCTGGGCTCAGGTCAAACCGCTGCTCGACGGTAACAACCTCAAAGCCTTGGGCTACAAGCCAAGCCGCCAATTCAAGCAGATCCTATCTGATTTAACCGCTGCTACTTTGGATGGTGTCATTAGCGATCGCGCTTCAGCCACCGCATTTTTGGCTCAGCATTATCCTCTGAATTAA
- a CDS encoding serine/threonine protein kinase — MNLAAGTVLQNGKYVVEAILGQGGFGITYRAHHSYFDQPVVIKVLHENLRRHADFAQFQQQFIAEARRVARCQHPNIVRVFDFFEEGGLSFIVMDYIPGDTLADIVQSGGALPEAKAIHYIRQIGAALNVVHQAGLLHRDVKPHNIIRREHTDFVILIDFGIAREFTPGVTQTHTGMLSAGYAPIEQYLPQGKRTPAIDIYALAATLYSLVTGQAPIAAPLRDRIPLLDMRQFQPQISTTLEQAILRGMEMEAEARPQTVAEWLALLPNGNPNSNFVSATQAVNGSRLPPAPSPNGNLASQPQIPSVPTSATLPVVPRHAPTPVAVASAEAASPSATVAASGAAATPVAPRKVSPSRPAPASSPFPKALLGAAAIATCIGAAFGLALRMSGGQAGPTFLHNDQSFPEKSWPGSEVPTSIPPDVPVERAAPQERAEPESSESTTDLAPIEPVAPPIEPNPSLDTDTEDALSPLEPVVPPNSFPDPAPTPVEASPIPQPEPAVEPLEPVEPEPQPQPPASSAEPAPEPAPPSDNFTVPSSSFAPPAPPEPPAPSL, encoded by the coding sequence ATGAACTTGGCGGCTGGAACAGTTCTGCAAAACGGCAAATACGTCGTTGAGGCCATCCTAGGTCAAGGTGGCTTTGGCATCACCTATCGAGCGCACCATTCCTACTTTGATCAACCTGTCGTCATCAAAGTTCTACACGAAAACTTGCGGCGGCACGCAGACTTCGCCCAGTTTCAGCAGCAGTTTATCGCTGAGGCCCGCCGTGTAGCCCGCTGCCAACACCCAAATATTGTGCGCGTGTTCGACTTTTTTGAGGAAGGGGGTCTGTCCTTCATTGTGATGGACTACATTCCCGGCGACACCCTAGCGGATATTGTGCAATCCGGAGGTGCTCTACCTGAAGCCAAGGCGATTCACTACATTCGCCAAATTGGAGCAGCCCTAAATGTGGTGCATCAGGCAGGCTTACTGCATCGGGACGTAAAACCTCACAACATTATCCGTCGTGAGCATACAGACTTTGTGATTCTGATTGACTTTGGCATTGCCCGTGAATTTACCCCTGGAGTGACCCAAACTCATACAGGAATGCTATCGGCGGGTTATGCTCCCATTGAGCAATATCTCCCCCAAGGCAAACGTACGCCAGCAATCGATATTTATGCCCTAGCCGCCACGCTCTACAGCTTAGTCACAGGGCAAGCACCGATCGCGGCTCCTTTACGCGATCGCATTCCTCTACTCGACATGCGGCAATTCCAGCCCCAAATTAGTACGACTTTAGAGCAAGCCATTCTGCGCGGTATGGAGATGGAAGCTGAGGCGCGGCCTCAAACCGTAGCCGAGTGGCTCGCCCTCTTACCCAACGGCAATCCCAACAGCAATTTTGTCAGTGCCACCCAAGCAGTTAACGGCAGTAGGCTTCCCCCAGCCCCCTCACCTAATGGCAACCTTGCCTCTCAACCCCAAATTCCCTCTGTGCCAACCAGTGCCACTCTGCCCGTGGTGCCTCGGCATGCCCCCACGCCTGTTGCTGTTGCGTCCGCAGAAGCTGCTTCCCCCTCGGCCACGGTCGCAGCCAGTGGAGCGGCGGCAACGCCAGTGGCTCCTAGAAAAGTTTCACCTTCAAGACCAGCTCCTGCCAGTTCGCCTTTTCCCAAGGCATTGTTAGGAGCAGCCGCGATCGCCACCTGTATTGGTGCAGCCTTTGGTCTAGCCCTACGGATGAGTGGGGGGCAAGCAGGCCCAACCTTTTTGCACAATGATCAATCCTTTCCCGAAAAATCCTGGCCTGGGTCAGAGGTTCCCACTTCTATACCGCCCGATGTCCCAGTGGAACGGGCTGCACCCCAGGAAAGAGCTGAGCCAGAATCATCGGAATCAACTACCGATTTGGCACCCATTGAACCAGTCGCACCTCCTATTGAGCCGAATCCCAGCCTAGACACCGACACCGAAGATGCTCTCAGCCCTCTAGAACCTGTGGTTCCGCCTAATTCATTCCCAGATCCCGCTCCCACTCCCGTAGAAGCGAGTCCGATCCCTCAACCTGAGCCAGCCGTGGAGCCTCTAGAGCCTGTAGAACCTGAACCCCAGCCTCAGCCGCCTGCGAGTAGTGCAGAGCCTGCACCTGAGCCTGCGCCTCCTAGCGATAACTTCACAGTCCCTTCGTCCTCATTTGCTCCTCCAGCCCCGCCTGAGCCTCCAGCTCCATCCTTGTAG
- a CDS encoding DUF6825 family protein yields the protein MSNPLVHAFFVGRALAETLGEQLEHSLTNALSELGKFDAEQREHLRQFTEQVLERAQREEEVVMRARTTTAIVPQGSQPTDLQATIDELRAEIAQLRSELKTYRSSSV from the coding sequence ATGAGTAATCCGCTAGTTCACGCCTTTTTTGTTGGCAGAGCCCTGGCTGAAACCTTGGGCGAGCAGCTAGAGCATTCACTCACCAATGCTTTGAGTGAGCTAGGCAAGTTTGATGCTGAGCAGCGAGAGCACCTGCGTCAGTTTACAGAACAAGTTCTAGAAAGGGCTCAACGCGAAGAAGAAGTAGTGATGCGAGCTCGTACTACTACCGCGATCGTGCCTCAAGGCTCTCAACCGACTGACCTACAAGCGACCATTGACGAGCTACGGGCTGAAATTGCTCAGCTGCGCTCCGAGTTAAAAACATACCGGAGTAGTTCGGTTTAA
- a CDS encoding AarF/UbiB family protein, producing MSALFDDPVTLPESKEHMTITGWLRRDARKEKVYRWSRDKYSRRRRFVDIWSFVLTLLTSLWLNDKAWSYRGGITEAKKVARRRKQAIWIRETLLDLGPTFIKIGQLFSTRADLFPSEYVEELSKLQDRVPAFSYEQVEAIIEQDLGKQVHELYRSFDPIPLAAASLGQVHKAQLHSGEEVVAKVQRPALRQLFEIDLQILKGITRYFQNHPEWGRGRDWLGIYEECCRILWEEIDYLNEGRNADTFRRNFRNEDWVSVPRVYWRYTSPRVLTLEYAPGIKISHYEAIEAAGLDRRNLAQLGARAYLQQLLNDGFFHADPHPGNIAVSPDGSLIFYDFGMMGRIQPITREKLLDTFFGIAQKDADRVVTSLVALGALSPVEDMGPVRRSVQYMLDHFMDQPFENQSVSEISDDLYEIAYDQPFRFPATFTFVMRAFSTLEGVGKGLDPDFNFMEVARPFAMQIMSNGNSSPENSILSELGRQAAQVGSTAFGLPRRIEDTLEKLERGDLRVRVRSTETDRVIRRLSSVNIGTNYTLLVSAFTLSATILYVSGHVWLALLVALGAAAIAFALIRLLMRLDRFDRML from the coding sequence GTGTCTGCCCTTTTTGATGACCCTGTTACTCTTCCGGAATCTAAGGAGCACATGACGATTACAGGGTGGCTCCGCCGAGACGCCCGTAAGGAAAAAGTCTACCGCTGGAGTCGTGACAAGTACTCCCGCCGTCGTCGCTTTGTAGACATTTGGTCTTTTGTTCTCACCCTGTTGACCTCGCTCTGGCTCAATGACAAAGCTTGGAGCTATCGGGGTGGCATAACTGAAGCTAAGAAGGTTGCCAGACGGCGAAAACAAGCAATTTGGATTCGAGAAACCCTGCTGGATTTGGGGCCAACCTTTATTAAAATCGGACAGTTGTTCTCAACGCGAGCCGATTTGTTTCCCTCTGAATACGTCGAGGAGTTATCCAAGCTCCAAGACCGAGTCCCTGCCTTCAGCTACGAGCAAGTTGAAGCCATTATTGAGCAGGACTTGGGGAAACAGGTGCATGAGCTTTACCGCAGCTTTGACCCGATTCCTCTTGCAGCGGCTAGCTTGGGCCAAGTGCATAAAGCCCAGTTGCACTCTGGAGAAGAAGTCGTTGCTAAAGTGCAACGTCCAGCTTTGCGACAGTTATTTGAAATCGATTTACAAATTCTTAAAGGAATTACCCGTTACTTCCAAAACCATCCAGAGTGGGGCCGAGGCCGAGATTGGCTAGGTATTTACGAGGAGTGTTGTCGGATTCTTTGGGAAGAAATCGATTACCTCAACGAAGGGCGTAACGCGGATACATTTCGGCGCAACTTCCGCAACGAGGATTGGGTGTCTGTGCCACGGGTTTATTGGCGCTATACTTCTCCCCGTGTCCTGACTCTAGAATATGCTCCCGGAATCAAAATCAGCCACTATGAAGCTATTGAAGCGGCAGGGCTCGATCGCCGGAATCTAGCACAGTTGGGAGCAAGAGCTTATCTGCAACAACTGCTGAATGATGGCTTTTTCCATGCCGATCCGCATCCAGGTAATATTGCCGTTAGCCCCGACGGTTCGTTAATCTTTTACGATTTCGGCATGATGGGCCGCATTCAACCCATCACTCGCGAGAAGCTACTCGATACGTTTTTTGGTATTGCGCAAAAAGATGCCGATCGCGTGGTTACTTCTTTAGTAGCGCTGGGTGCTTTGTCCCCAGTAGAGGATATGGGGCCTGTGCGCCGCTCGGTGCAGTACATGCTGGATCACTTTATGGATCAGCCGTTTGAGAACCAATCGGTGAGTGAAATTAGTGACGACTTGTATGAGATTGCTTACGACCAGCCCTTTCGCTTTCCAGCTACCTTTACCTTTGTGATGAGAGCTTTCTCTACACTCGAAGGTGTGGGTAAAGGGTTAGATCCAGACTTTAACTTCATGGAGGTCGCAAGACCTTTTGCGATGCAAATTATGTCTAATGGCAATAGTTCTCCAGAAAACAGCATCCTGAGCGAATTAGGTCGTCAGGCGGCTCAAGTGGGTAGCACGGCTTTTGGTTTGCCACGACGAATTGAAGATACGTTAGAAAAATTAGAGCGGGGCGATTTACGAGTTAGGGTTCGTTCTACTGAGACCGACCGAGTCATTCGCCGTCTCAGCAGCGTTAATATAGGAACTAACTACACGTTACTGGTCAGTGCCTTTACACTTTCAGCCACTATCTTGTATGTTAGCGGTCATGTTTGGTTGGCGTTGCTAGTTGCCCTTGGTGCTGCTGCGATCGCCTTTGCCCTGATTCGCCTGTTAATGCGCCTCGATCGCTTCGATCGTATGCTGTAA